A single Anabas testudineus chromosome 10, fAnaTes1.2, whole genome shotgun sequence DNA region contains:
- the tspan7 gene encoding tetraspanin-7, with amino-acid sequence MSPSSRRLQTKPVITCLKTFLISYSLIFWFTGVILLAVGVWGKVSLEAYLSLASEDSTNAPYVLIGTGATIVIFGLFGCFATCRGSPWMLKLYAMFLTLVFLAELVAGVSGFIFRHEIKDKFGVAFEKAVSSYNSTDSNSAVVDSIQRTLHCCGVKNYTDWGDTAYFKSNGIPVSCCKDNAKCSPETLKDLIKARDEVYTVACFTLVTSVMEANLGIIAGISFGIAFFQLIGIFLACCLSRYITNNQYEMV; translated from the exons ATGTCGCCGTCCTCCCGGCGGCTTCAGACGAAGCCGGTGATCACCTGCCTGAAGACGTTCCTCATCTCCTACAGCCTCATATTCTGG TTCACAGGTGTGATCCTGCTGGCCGTCGGGGTATGGGGAAAGGTGAGCCTGGAGGCTTATCTCTCGCTGGCTTCTGAGGACAGCACCAATGCCCCATATGTCCTCATTGGGACTGGAGCCACCATCGTTATTTTTGGGTTGTTCGGTTGCTTTGCTACATGCCGCGGCAGCCCATGGATGCTCAAACTG TATGCCATGTTTCTGACCTTGGTGTTCCTGGCTGAGCTTGTGGCTGGTGTCTCAGGCTTTATCTTCAGACATGAG ATCAAGGACAAATTTGGCGTTGCCTTTGAAAAAGCTGTGAGCTCCTACAATAGCACCGACAGCAACAGCGCTGTAGTTGACAGCATCCAGAGGACT TTGCATTGCTGCGGGGTGAAAAACTACACAGACTGGGGCGACACAGCTTACTTTAAATCTAATGGCATCCCTGTCAGCTGCTGTAAAGACAACGCCAAGTGCTCACCGGAGACCTTGAAAGACCTCATCAAGGCTAGGGATGAGGTGTACACAGTG GCCTGCTTTACACTGGTAACCAGTGTTATGGAGGCCAACCTGGGAATCATTGCGGGGATCTCTTTTGGGATTGCATTTTTCCAG CTCATTGGGATATTCCTGGCATGCTGTTTGTCTCGATACATAACCAACAACCAGTATGAGATGGTGTAA
- the mid1ip1l gene encoding mid1-interacting protein 1-like, whose amino-acid sequence MMQISSDSASNKHSLLNVMHRFIAAANNMDETIMVPSLLRDMPLEEQAAGEVETNNNNEPQCHNKQRDMYEHYLLLKSIKNDMEWGMLKREMSSSSTSSFLDIPVTKQEQQQPPPPQQHQDLLLEDNSDLEHQFHYHLRGLFGVLSKLTMQADHLTNRYKREIGGGNFMR is encoded by the coding sequence ATGATGCAGATCAGCAGCGACTCGGCCAGCAACAAGCACTCTCTGCTCAACGTGATGCACCGCTTCATAGCAGCTGCCAACAACATGGACGAGACCATCATGGTGCCGAGTCTGCTGCGAGACATGCCGCTGGAGGAGCAGGCGGCCGGCGAGGTGGAGACCAACAACAATAACGAACCGCAGTGTCACAACAAGCAGAGGGACATGTACGAGCACTACCTGCTGCTCAAGTCCATAAAGAACGACATGGAGTGGGGTATGTTGAAGAGGGAGATGAGCAGCAGCTCCACCTCCAGCTTCCTGGACATCCCTGTGACcaagcaggagcagcagcagccgcctcCACCGCAGCAGCACCAGGATCTTCTCCTGGAGGACAACTCGGACCTGGAGCATCAGTTTCACTATCACCTCAGGGGACTGTTCGGAGTTCTGTCCAAGCTCACAATGCAAGCAGACCACCTGACCAACAGATACAAGAGGGAAATCGGAGGAGGAAACTTCATGAGATAA